The following proteins are encoded in a genomic region of Elgaria multicarinata webbii isolate HBS135686 ecotype San Diego chromosome 16, rElgMul1.1.pri, whole genome shotgun sequence:
- the BNIP2 gene encoding BCL2/adenovirus E1B 19 kDa protein-interacting protein 2 isoform X2: MEHTATSSYHLTRKGGILDQVESASAIEATLRMEGVELKEEWQDEDFPRPLPEDDHIEDMSDPAERGDQHEVNGNKVKKKLNAPNINLTLDRSEESNLSDLEDSRDIDLDDIDTPSENSNEFEWEDDLPKPKTTDVIRKGSLSEYAASDEKEEERRWRMFRIGEQDHRVDMKAIEPYKKVISHGGYYGDGLNAIVVFAVCFMPESGQPNYRYLMDNLFKYVIGTLELLVAENYMIVYLNGATTRRKMPSLGWLRKCYQQIDRRLRKNLKSLIIVHPSWFIRTLLAITKPFISSKFSQKIRYVFTLAELAELVPMEYVGIPECIKQYEEEKFKKKPKRIDQELNGKQEQKTEQ; the protein is encoded by the exons ATGGAACacactgccacaag TTCTTACCATCTAACACGAAAGGGGGGAATTCTGGATCAAGTAGAATCTGCATCAGCCATTGAGGCAACCCTGAGGATGGAAGGCGTTGAGCTTAAAGAGGAGTGGCAAGACGAGGACTTTCCAAG ACCTCTGCCAGAAGATGACCATATTGAAGatatgtctgatccagcagaaagAGGCGACCAACATG AAGTGAACGGCAACAAAGTTAAGAAGAAACTGAATGCTCCAAATATAAATTTAACTCTGGATCGCAGTGAGGAATCCAATTTGTCCGACTTGGAGGACAGCAGGGATATTGATCTGGATGATATAGACACACCATCGGAAAATAGCAATGAGTTTGAATGGGAAG ATGATCTTCCAAAGCCCAAAACTACTGATGTAATTAGAAAAGGATCACTTTCAGAATATGCGGCATCagatgaaaaggaagaggagcggaGGTGGCGAATGTTCCGCATTGGAGAACAAGATCACAGGGTAGACATGAAGGCGATTGAGCCCTATAAAAAAGTCATCAGCCATGGAG gTTATTACGGTGACGGATTAAATGCAATCGTTGTGTTTGCAGTTTGCTTCATGCCAGAAAGTGGACAGCCAAACTACAGATACTTAATGGATAATCTGTTTAA GTATGTTATCGGCACACTAGAATTGTTAGTAGCAGAGAACTATATGATTGTTTATCTGAATGGTGCAACTACACGGAGGAAGATGCCCAGTTTAGGCTGGCTCAGGAAGTGTTATCAACAGATTGATAGGAG GTTAAGGAAAAACCTGAAGTCCTTAATCATAGTTCATCCTTCGTGGTTCATCAGAACACTTCTGGCAATCACCAAACCTTTTATTAG CTCAAAATTTAGCCAAAAAATCAGATACGTCTTTACCCTGGCAGAGCTGGCTGAACTCGTCCCCATGGAATACGTTGGCATACCTGAATGCATAAAACA GTATGaagaagaaaaatttaaaaagaaacccaaaaG
- the BNIP2 gene encoding BCL2/adenovirus E1B 19 kDa protein-interacting protein 2 isoform X5, protein MEGVELKEEWQDEDFPRPLPEDDHIEDMSDPAERGDQHEVNGNKVKKKLNAPNINLTLDRSEESNLSDLEDSRDIDLDDIDTPSENSNEFEWEDDLPKPKTTDVIRKGSLSEYAASDEKEEERRWRMFRIGEQDHRVDMKAIEPYKKVISHGGYYGDGLNAIVVFAVCFMPESGQPNYRYLMDNLFKYVIGTLELLVAENYMIVYLNGATTRRKMPSLGWLRKCYQQIDRRLRKNLKSLIIVHPSWFIRTLLAITKPFISSKFSQKIRYVFTLAELAELVPMEYVGIPECIKQYEEEKFKKKPKSRIDQELNGKQEQKTEQ, encoded by the exons ATGGAAGGCGTTGAGCTTAAAGAGGAGTGGCAAGACGAGGACTTTCCAAG ACCTCTGCCAGAAGATGACCATATTGAAGatatgtctgatccagcagaaagAGGCGACCAACATG AAGTGAACGGCAACAAAGTTAAGAAGAAACTGAATGCTCCAAATATAAATTTAACTCTGGATCGCAGTGAGGAATCCAATTTGTCCGACTTGGAGGACAGCAGGGATATTGATCTGGATGATATAGACACACCATCGGAAAATAGCAATGAGTTTGAATGGGAAG ATGATCTTCCAAAGCCCAAAACTACTGATGTAATTAGAAAAGGATCACTTTCAGAATATGCGGCATCagatgaaaaggaagaggagcggaGGTGGCGAATGTTCCGCATTGGAGAACAAGATCACAGGGTAGACATGAAGGCGATTGAGCCCTATAAAAAAGTCATCAGCCATGGAG gTTATTACGGTGACGGATTAAATGCAATCGTTGTGTTTGCAGTTTGCTTCATGCCAGAAAGTGGACAGCCAAACTACAGATACTTAATGGATAATCTGTTTAA GTATGTTATCGGCACACTAGAATTGTTAGTAGCAGAGAACTATATGATTGTTTATCTGAATGGTGCAACTACACGGAGGAAGATGCCCAGTTTAGGCTGGCTCAGGAAGTGTTATCAACAGATTGATAGGAG GTTAAGGAAAAACCTGAAGTCCTTAATCATAGTTCATCCTTCGTGGTTCATCAGAACACTTCTGGCAATCACCAAACCTTTTATTAG CTCAAAATTTAGCCAAAAAATCAGATACGTCTTTACCCTGGCAGAGCTGGCTGAACTCGTCCCCATGGAATACGTTGGCATACCTGAATGCATAAAACA GTATGaagaagaaaaatttaaaaagaaacccaaaaG
- the BNIP2 gene encoding BCL2/adenovirus E1B 19 kDa protein-interacting protein 2 isoform X3, which yields MEHTATSSYHLTRKGGILDQVESASAIEATLRMEGVELKEEWQDEDFPRPLPEDDHIEDMSDPAERGDQHEVNGNKVKKKLNAPNINLTLDRSEESNLSDLEDSRDIDLDDIDTPSENSNEFEWEDDLPKPKTTDVIRKGSLSEYAASDEKEEERRWRMFRIGEQDHRVDMKAIEPYKKVISHGGYYGDGLNAIVVFAVCFMPESGQPNYRYLMDNLFKYVIGTLELLVAENYMIVYLNGATTRRKMPSLGWLRKCYQQIDRRLRKNLKSLIIVHPSWFIRTLLAITKPFISSKFSQKIRYVFTLAELAELVPMEYVGIPECIKHRIDQELNGKQEQKTEQ from the exons ATGGAACacactgccacaag TTCTTACCATCTAACACGAAAGGGGGGAATTCTGGATCAAGTAGAATCTGCATCAGCCATTGAGGCAACCCTGAGGATGGAAGGCGTTGAGCTTAAAGAGGAGTGGCAAGACGAGGACTTTCCAAG ACCTCTGCCAGAAGATGACCATATTGAAGatatgtctgatccagcagaaagAGGCGACCAACATG AAGTGAACGGCAACAAAGTTAAGAAGAAACTGAATGCTCCAAATATAAATTTAACTCTGGATCGCAGTGAGGAATCCAATTTGTCCGACTTGGAGGACAGCAGGGATATTGATCTGGATGATATAGACACACCATCGGAAAATAGCAATGAGTTTGAATGGGAAG ATGATCTTCCAAAGCCCAAAACTACTGATGTAATTAGAAAAGGATCACTTTCAGAATATGCGGCATCagatgaaaaggaagaggagcggaGGTGGCGAATGTTCCGCATTGGAGAACAAGATCACAGGGTAGACATGAAGGCGATTGAGCCCTATAAAAAAGTCATCAGCCATGGAG gTTATTACGGTGACGGATTAAATGCAATCGTTGTGTTTGCAGTTTGCTTCATGCCAGAAAGTGGACAGCCAAACTACAGATACTTAATGGATAATCTGTTTAA GTATGTTATCGGCACACTAGAATTGTTAGTAGCAGAGAACTATATGATTGTTTATCTGAATGGTGCAACTACACGGAGGAAGATGCCCAGTTTAGGCTGGCTCAGGAAGTGTTATCAACAGATTGATAGGAG GTTAAGGAAAAACCTGAAGTCCTTAATCATAGTTCATCCTTCGTGGTTCATCAGAACACTTCTGGCAATCACCAAACCTTTTATTAG CTCAAAATTTAGCCAAAAAATCAGATACGTCTTTACCCTGGCAGAGCTGGCTGAACTCGTCCCCATGGAATACGTTGGCATACCTGAATGCATAAAACA
- the BNIP2 gene encoding BCL2/adenovirus E1B 19 kDa protein-interacting protein 2 isoform X1, which yields MEHTATSSYHLTRKGGILDQVESASAIEATLRMEGVELKEEWQDEDFPRPLPEDDHIEDMSDPAERGDQHEVNGNKVKKKLNAPNINLTLDRSEESNLSDLEDSRDIDLDDIDTPSENSNEFEWEDDLPKPKTTDVIRKGSLSEYAASDEKEEERRWRMFRIGEQDHRVDMKAIEPYKKVISHGGYYGDGLNAIVVFAVCFMPESGQPNYRYLMDNLFKYVIGTLELLVAENYMIVYLNGATTRRKMPSLGWLRKCYQQIDRRLRKNLKSLIIVHPSWFIRTLLAITKPFISSKFSQKIRYVFTLAELAELVPMEYVGIPECIKQYEEEKFKKKPKSRIDQELNGKQEQKTEQ from the exons ATGGAACacactgccacaag TTCTTACCATCTAACACGAAAGGGGGGAATTCTGGATCAAGTAGAATCTGCATCAGCCATTGAGGCAACCCTGAGGATGGAAGGCGTTGAGCTTAAAGAGGAGTGGCAAGACGAGGACTTTCCAAG ACCTCTGCCAGAAGATGACCATATTGAAGatatgtctgatccagcagaaagAGGCGACCAACATG AAGTGAACGGCAACAAAGTTAAGAAGAAACTGAATGCTCCAAATATAAATTTAACTCTGGATCGCAGTGAGGAATCCAATTTGTCCGACTTGGAGGACAGCAGGGATATTGATCTGGATGATATAGACACACCATCGGAAAATAGCAATGAGTTTGAATGGGAAG ATGATCTTCCAAAGCCCAAAACTACTGATGTAATTAGAAAAGGATCACTTTCAGAATATGCGGCATCagatgaaaaggaagaggagcggaGGTGGCGAATGTTCCGCATTGGAGAACAAGATCACAGGGTAGACATGAAGGCGATTGAGCCCTATAAAAAAGTCATCAGCCATGGAG gTTATTACGGTGACGGATTAAATGCAATCGTTGTGTTTGCAGTTTGCTTCATGCCAGAAAGTGGACAGCCAAACTACAGATACTTAATGGATAATCTGTTTAA GTATGTTATCGGCACACTAGAATTGTTAGTAGCAGAGAACTATATGATTGTTTATCTGAATGGTGCAACTACACGGAGGAAGATGCCCAGTTTAGGCTGGCTCAGGAAGTGTTATCAACAGATTGATAGGAG GTTAAGGAAAAACCTGAAGTCCTTAATCATAGTTCATCCTTCGTGGTTCATCAGAACACTTCTGGCAATCACCAAACCTTTTATTAG CTCAAAATTTAGCCAAAAAATCAGATACGTCTTTACCCTGGCAGAGCTGGCTGAACTCGTCCCCATGGAATACGTTGGCATACCTGAATGCATAAAACA GTATGaagaagaaaaatttaaaaagaaacccaaaaG
- the BNIP2 gene encoding BCL2/adenovirus E1B 19 kDa protein-interacting protein 2 isoform X4: MEHTATSSYHLTRKGGILDQVESASAIEATLRMEGVELKEEWQDEDFPRPLPEDDHIEDMSDPAERGDQHEVNGNKVKKKLNAPNINLTLDRSEESNLSDLEDSRDIDLDDIDTPSENSNEFEWEDDLPKPKTTDVIRKGSLSEYAASDEKEEERRWRMFRIGEQDHRVDMKAIEPYKKVISHGGYYGDGLNAIVVFAVCFMPESGQPNYRYLMDNLFKYVIGTLELLVAENYMIVYLNGATTRRKMPSLGWLRKCYQQIDRRLRKNLKSLIIVHPSWFIRTLLAITKPFISSKFSQKIRYVFTLAELAELVPMEYVGIPECIKQIDQELNGKQEQKTEQ; the protein is encoded by the exons ATGGAACacactgccacaag TTCTTACCATCTAACACGAAAGGGGGGAATTCTGGATCAAGTAGAATCTGCATCAGCCATTGAGGCAACCCTGAGGATGGAAGGCGTTGAGCTTAAAGAGGAGTGGCAAGACGAGGACTTTCCAAG ACCTCTGCCAGAAGATGACCATATTGAAGatatgtctgatccagcagaaagAGGCGACCAACATG AAGTGAACGGCAACAAAGTTAAGAAGAAACTGAATGCTCCAAATATAAATTTAACTCTGGATCGCAGTGAGGAATCCAATTTGTCCGACTTGGAGGACAGCAGGGATATTGATCTGGATGATATAGACACACCATCGGAAAATAGCAATGAGTTTGAATGGGAAG ATGATCTTCCAAAGCCCAAAACTACTGATGTAATTAGAAAAGGATCACTTTCAGAATATGCGGCATCagatgaaaaggaagaggagcggaGGTGGCGAATGTTCCGCATTGGAGAACAAGATCACAGGGTAGACATGAAGGCGATTGAGCCCTATAAAAAAGTCATCAGCCATGGAG gTTATTACGGTGACGGATTAAATGCAATCGTTGTGTTTGCAGTTTGCTTCATGCCAGAAAGTGGACAGCCAAACTACAGATACTTAATGGATAATCTGTTTAA GTATGTTATCGGCACACTAGAATTGTTAGTAGCAGAGAACTATATGATTGTTTATCTGAATGGTGCAACTACACGGAGGAAGATGCCCAGTTTAGGCTGGCTCAGGAAGTGTTATCAACAGATTGATAGGAG GTTAAGGAAAAACCTGAAGTCCTTAATCATAGTTCATCCTTCGTGGTTCATCAGAACACTTCTGGCAATCACCAAACCTTTTATTAG CTCAAAATTTAGCCAAAAAATCAGATACGTCTTTACCCTGGCAGAGCTGGCTGAACTCGTCCCCATGGAATACGTTGGCATACCTGAATGCATAAAACA